The Sphingomonas sp. HF-S4 sequence CAGGATCAGGCGTGGCGTCTCGATCATGCCGGCCGGTCGATCGCATGGACGATCATCGCGCCGAACGGGTCTCCAACCGGATATTCGGGATGATGGAAGTCGAGATCGGCGCGGCGGCGCATGCCCAATCGCTCCATCAGCCCCCACGACCGCGTGTTGCCGATCACGGTCCAGGCGGCGATCCGGGGCCGCGCCGTATGGGCCCAGCCCCAGGCCAGGCTTGCTTCGGCAGCCTCGCGTGCGATGCCCTGCCCCCAATGCTTCTCGCCGATCCGCCAGCCGATCTCGAGCTCTTCGGGCACCGGCGTTCCCGGATGCCCGCCGATCCGCAGCCCACACACACCGGCAAGCTCGCCCGTGGCACGTAGCTCGACGGCCCACATGCAATGGCCGAAGCGTTCCTGCTGCTCCA is a genomic window containing:
- a CDS encoding GNAT family N-acetyltransferase, translated to MIETKRLLLRPWRQADKPGFHALVNTPAMMAHFGGPVPQAKHDAILDKQMEQQERFGHCMWAVELRATGELAGVCGLRIGGHPGTPVPEELEIGWRIGEKHWGQGIAREAAEASLAWGWAHTARPRIAAWTVIGNTRSWGLMERLGMRRRADLDFHHPEYPVGDPFGAMIVHAIDRPA